A DNA window from SAR324 cluster bacterium contains the following coding sequences:
- the hemH gene encoding ferrochelatase: protein MKTGVLLINLGTPDAPESGAVRRYLKQFLSDERVLDINPLGRWLLLNLIILPFRSRRSAKAYRKVWMSEGSPLLVYGQQLAEGVRQHLQELGTPVVLGMRYGNPSVGSAIELLREEGCDRILVLPLFPQYASSSTGSAVEEAYREASRHWNTPHLQLLEPFYDDERFIEAFAAVGRPYWEKQPDHVLFSFHGLPERHVQKSDDTGEYCLKQPNCCATLCDANRMCYGAHCHHTATRLAEKLGIPQEKYSISYQSRLGRTPWLKPYTDQAIEEMPKRGIKRLLIFCPAFVADCLETLEEIGMEAVEDFKEAGGEDLQLVPSLNSSPQWVDGVASLLREKL, encoded by the coding sequence ATGAAAACCGGTGTCCTGCTGATCAATCTAGGTACTCCGGATGCCCCAGAATCCGGAGCAGTCCGTCGCTATCTCAAGCAGTTCCTGAGTGATGAACGAGTTTTAGACATCAATCCACTGGGACGCTGGTTGCTGCTGAACCTGATCATTCTGCCATTTCGATCTCGACGCTCAGCCAAAGCCTATCGCAAGGTCTGGATGTCAGAAGGCTCTCCACTGCTGGTGTATGGACAGCAGTTGGCCGAAGGAGTCCGACAACACCTCCAAGAATTGGGAACCCCGGTGGTATTGGGAATGCGCTATGGGAACCCCTCAGTTGGTTCTGCGATTGAACTGCTGCGTGAAGAAGGGTGCGATCGGATTCTCGTACTACCGCTGTTTCCACAGTACGCTTCGAGTTCAACTGGTTCGGCGGTGGAGGAAGCCTACCGAGAAGCATCAAGGCATTGGAATACACCTCATCTACAATTGCTAGAGCCTTTCTACGATGATGAGCGATTCATTGAGGCCTTTGCAGCTGTCGGTCGGCCTTATTGGGAAAAGCAACCAGATCATGTGCTTTTCAGCTTCCATGGTCTGCCAGAGCGGCACGTACAGAAAAGTGATGACACAGGTGAATACTGTCTCAAACAGCCCAATTGTTGTGCAACGCTTTGTGATGCGAACCGGATGTGCTATGGCGCACATTGCCATCACACTGCTACTCGCTTAGCAGAGAAGCTCGGTATTCCTCAGGAGAAATACAGCATTAGTTACCAGTCGAGGTTGGGACGTACTCCTTGGCTCAAACCCTACACAGATCAGGCAATCGAAGAAATGCCCAAGCGGGGAATCAAAAGGTTACTGATCTTCTGTCCAGCTTTTGTGGCCGATTGCTTGGAGACACTGGAAGAAATCGGAATGGAAGCAGTGGAAGACTTCAAAGAGGCAGGAGGTGAGGACTTACAACTGGTGCCTTCGCTCAATAGCAGTCCTCAGTGGGTAGATGGAGTGGCGAGCCTGCTACGCGAGAAACTTTGA
- a CDS encoding protein-disulfide reductase DsbD family protein: MPEIIAPGAETELQVQVFIPAGWHIYSIKPAGEFGPEPTTLTILSGHAIVTPLQESSPIRFYDEAFAQELSVHQYGLELRLRIRIAANHPSGYDELRAQLAYQVCDNRICAPLQTEFLAASLTIE, encoded by the coding sequence GTGCCTGAAATTATAGCTCCTGGTGCAGAAACGGAGCTTCAGGTTCAGGTTTTCATTCCAGCAGGTTGGCATATCTATTCGATCAAACCGGCTGGTGAATTTGGACCAGAACCCACCACGTTGACTATCCTCTCTGGTCACGCAATTGTCACTCCCCTTCAGGAAAGCTCTCCAATTCGTTTTTACGATGAAGCTTTTGCCCAGGAGTTATCTGTTCATCAGTATGGACTGGAACTCCGCCTACGCATCCGCATTGCTGCCAACCATCCGTCTGGTTATGATGAATTACGTGCACAGCTTGCTTACCAAGTCTGTGACAATCGGATCTGTGCACCACTCCAGACGGAGTTCTTGGCTGCATCCCTGACCATCGAATAG